A region of Granulicella aggregans DNA encodes the following proteins:
- a CDS encoding sensor histidine kinase translates to MQGIQSSMIPDKTEKRGLMSATTGPLEAAKRYLDRQRESEAALAAMDTEEADASLDDGRPAWLRCWRAESPHQTPETNSGTNPGTAPAMSTASGSIEKAVRSPADDIRHGDQARAANGYSGQSIEAAFAFETVFHFETELEADGTDDWLDLSGEGGQPEAFGTAQDFPDPAPDLELDKRETQFETAHREEANSSTEASVAGGPLLDPQAVRAAIFRLAHESSSRWAPPQELPELPGSGGARNGLPTRALTQLVATAETAISNPGTGFAEVARQLWSMPEAIDSTDQPLSSQRLSSQRLSAKKNPILEVDLTGPASGSKAGEDASAAQEVARETSVAAARETCPSEYARAERPGNGGLPLSSAGLSLSPRTEAAESKLNQGNLDQEWTLNRTLGEIRSEIRDEMRNETRFEAAEGGDVRITSLPEGLPAASTPSLRGANGTASDAPALAHDASNLLSALKLYSELLALSGVLHARHSHYAQDLKLLAARSEVLIDRLLASCSLAESDARQLVQNHVLGGTDDGANGGADDVSLGPADAPSGERFAEQAEGATPRSSMPSRTTESGSNQRDRFSSDEDPVTGGIGLVATSRLEPSLLQEPSQERKDRCLERVQALPEGAADGVPRVGNPEDGRLAPAAAQSPGKDSTARLGEAELSHAGIKQIGAKDIGDKAGTGSDPINLVDLLTRWGSLLSMIARGPVEVKFGPQAALPIQVGEEAMERILVNLVHNAMTATRNGGAIRIGVGRAETRRPAPSHPSSEGWVRPAGKMVLTVDDSGCGMSEEQIAKVLGTGRTMVDAKGIGAHSGTHGSLQDSLQSGIDVSPDINPVPKPGQDNARHPPLTGHSRSHRRHGMGLQIVRELVSASGGELAIYSRLGVGTRIEIHWPALQPSPTLQSSVEPETHSGRIPPASTGVTAAIPRPGVAGQRRPQQGLEGAIAC, encoded by the coding sequence ATGCAGGGAATCCAGAGCAGCATGATCCCGGATAAGACGGAGAAGCGCGGGCTGATGTCCGCTACCACCGGCCCGCTCGAAGCGGCGAAGAGGTACCTTGATCGTCAGAGAGAGAGCGAGGCAGCGTTAGCAGCGATGGACACCGAGGAGGCCGATGCATCTCTCGACGATGGCCGCCCGGCGTGGTTGCGGTGCTGGCGGGCTGAGTCACCTCATCAGACTCCTGAAACGAATTCTGGAACTAATCCGGGGACAGCTCCCGCGATGAGCACGGCCTCCGGCAGCATCGAGAAAGCTGTTAGGAGTCCGGCTGATGATATCCGTCATGGCGATCAAGCGCGGGCGGCGAACGGCTATAGCGGTCAGTCCATCGAAGCGGCCTTTGCCTTCGAGACGGTCTTCCACTTTGAGACCGAGCTTGAGGCGGATGGGACCGACGACTGGCTAGATCTGTCCGGGGAGGGCGGCCAGCCGGAAGCCTTTGGGACAGCGCAGGACTTCCCCGATCCAGCGCCGGACTTAGAGCTAGACAAGCGGGAGACTCAATTCGAGACCGCTCATCGCGAGGAGGCAAACAGCTCCACGGAAGCATCGGTCGCGGGGGGACCGCTCCTCGATCCTCAGGCCGTTCGCGCCGCAATCTTTCGTCTGGCGCATGAGTCGTCCAGCCGCTGGGCACCGCCTCAAGAGCTCCCCGAACTTCCCGGGAGTGGTGGAGCACGGAACGGATTGCCGACCCGCGCCCTTACGCAGCTTGTCGCCACAGCAGAGACTGCGATCAGCAACCCCGGTACCGGCTTTGCCGAGGTTGCACGTCAGCTCTGGTCCATGCCTGAGGCGATCGATTCCACGGACCAGCCACTCAGCTCCCAGAGACTCAGCTCCCAGAGACTCAGCGCAAAGAAAAATCCAATCTTGGAGGTTGACTTGACAGGCCCAGCCAGCGGGAGCAAGGCGGGAGAAGATGCGTCTGCCGCGCAGGAGGTCGCGAGAGAGACTTCGGTGGCGGCAGCACGGGAGACCTGTCCCAGCGAGTACGCCAGAGCAGAACGGCCTGGTAACGGCGGTCTCCCCCTCTCGTCTGCGGGGCTGAGCCTCTCTCCGCGGACAGAGGCTGCCGAGAGCAAGTTGAACCAGGGCAACTTGGACCAGGAGTGGACGCTAAACCGGACATTGGGTGAGATACGAAGCGAGATCCGGGACGAGATGCGGAATGAGACACGATTCGAAGCCGCAGAGGGTGGCGATGTACGAATCACATCTCTGCCTGAAGGCTTACCGGCCGCTTCGACGCCGAGCCTGCGTGGAGCGAACGGCACGGCATCGGATGCCCCTGCGCTGGCGCATGACGCGAGTAACCTGCTCTCCGCCCTGAAGCTGTATAGCGAGTTGCTGGCGCTATCGGGCGTTCTCCATGCACGGCACAGCCACTACGCCCAGGACCTGAAGCTGCTGGCGGCACGGAGCGAGGTGCTGATCGACCGTCTGCTCGCCTCCTGCAGCCTTGCCGAGAGCGATGCCCGCCAGCTTGTGCAGAACCATGTCCTCGGTGGAACGGACGACGGAGCGAACGGTGGAGCGGACGACGTGTCTCTCGGCCCGGCAGATGCGCCATCCGGCGAACGTTTCGCGGAGCAAGCAGAGGGAGCTACGCCAAGAAGCTCGATGCCCTCGCGAACCACCGAATCGGGTTCGAATCAGCGCGACCGATTCTCTTCGGACGAAGATCCGGTGACCGGAGGCATTGGTCTCGTAGCAACATCTCGCCTAGAGCCGTCTCTTTTGCAAGAACCATCGCAAGAACGAAAAGACCGTTGTCTGGAGCGAGTTCAGGCGCTTCCGGAGGGTGCAGCCGACGGCGTGCCCAGGGTCGGCAACCCTGAGGACGGAAGGCTCGCCCCTGCGGCTGCGCAGTCTCCGGGCAAGGACAGTACAGCTAGGTTGGGAGAGGCCGAGCTGTCCCATGCAGGAATAAAGCAAATCGGAGCAAAGGACATCGGAGACAAGGCGGGCACTGGGAGTGACCCGATCAATCTTGTCGATCTGCTCACTCGCTGGGGCAGTTTGCTATCCATGATCGCTCGCGGGCCTGTCGAGGTGAAGTTTGGACCCCAGGCGGCGCTCCCGATCCAGGTTGGCGAAGAGGCGATGGAACGTATTCTGGTGAATCTGGTTCATAATGCCATGACGGCGACACGGAACGGCGGCGCGATCCGGATTGGAGTAGGTCGCGCCGAGACGCGTCGTCCGGCTCCCTCTCATCCGTCTTCCGAGGGGTGGGTCCGGCCAGCTGGCAAGATGGTGCTGACGGTGGACGACTCGGGGTGCGGCATGAGCGAGGAGCAGATCGCGAAGGTACTGGGCACGGGCCGAACTATGGTCGATGCAAAGGGTATTGGCGCTCACTCTGGTACACACGGATCACTTCAGGATAGTCTTCAGAGCGGGATCGACGTCAGCCCCGACATCAATCCTGTTCCCAAACCTGGTCAGGATAATGCCCGACACCCACCTTTGACGGGCCATTCCAGAAGCCATCGCCGGCATGGCATGGGGCTGCAGATTGTTCGGGAGCTCGTCTCAGCCAGCGGGGGGGAGTTAGCCATCTACAGCCGCCTTGGAGTGGGGACTCGAATCGAGATCCACTGGCCCGCGCTGCAACCCAGCCCCACGCTGCAATCCAGCGTGGAGCCGGAGACCCACTCCGGGCGTATCCCTCCAGCGTCAACGGGCGTGACGGCCGCAATCCCTCGCCCCGGAGTAGCTGGACAGCGTCGCCCCCAGCAGGGATTGGAAGGAGCGATCGCATGCTAA
- the rph gene encoding ribonuclease PH yields MTLAIPTQPESAVPETLVYRPGNRSASELRPTVLTPGFSAMPEGSVLIECGNTRVLCNATIEQGVPGWLRNSGRGWVTAEYGMLPRATLTRTPRESERGKVTGRTHEIQRLIGRSLRSVVDMKALGERTIILDCDVLQADGGTRTAAITGASLALAIALQKLVAAGTLKTSPLTQMVAATSVGIVDGNVLLDLCYEEDSRADVDMNVVMLASGGLVETQATAEKDPYSRAQLTQMLDVAESGIRSLLELQQAALAKAV; encoded by the coding sequence ATGACACTTGCAATCCCCACCCAACCCGAGAGCGCCGTACCCGAGACCCTCGTGTATCGCCCCGGCAACCGCTCCGCCTCTGAACTGCGCCCCACTGTTCTCACCCCGGGGTTCAGCGCCATGCCCGAAGGCTCCGTTCTCATCGAATGCGGCAACACCCGGGTCCTCTGCAATGCCACCATCGAGCAGGGCGTCCCCGGCTGGCTGCGCAACTCTGGCCGCGGCTGGGTCACCGCCGAGTACGGTATGCTTCCCCGCGCCACCCTCACCCGCACCCCGCGCGAGAGCGAACGCGGCAAAGTGACCGGTCGCACTCACGAGATCCAGCGCCTCATCGGCCGGTCCCTGCGTTCTGTGGTCGACATGAAGGCCCTCGGCGAGCGCACCATCATCCTCGACTGCGACGTCCTGCAGGCCGACGGAGGCACCCGCACCGCCGCCATCACCGGAGCCTCGCTTGCCTTGGCGATCGCGCTCCAGAAGCTGGTCGCCGCCGGTACCTTGAAGACATCGCCCCTGACCCAGATGGTCGCGGCAACTTCCGTCGGCATCGTCGACGGCAACGTCCTGCTCGACCTCTGCTACGAAGAAGACTCCCGCGCCGACGTCGACATGAACGTGGTGATGCTTGCGTCCGGAGGTCTCGTAGAGACCCAGGCCACCGCCGAGAAGGATCCCTACTCCCGGGCCCAGCTCACCCAGATGCTGGACGTAGCCGAGTCCGGAATCCGCTCCCTATTGGAGCTTCAGCAGGCCGCACTGGCAAAGGCCGTTTAG
- a CDS encoding LVIVD repeat-containing protein yields MLVFRSWSRESKQALRRTLLVIAAVCLVAGAVSKSPVRWVLAQQAEPAMQQPAVKTVPAPVPSPGPLPPEPLRIKLRPTIQTETAEQAKLASVGCVSCHTGIEHPNMHAEDTVVLGCTDCHGGNAEVTSTHRPDTDEYAEEEQKAHVQPRFPEDLAQGGHPVRPYVRWLKESYEFVKFSDPGDLRVAPETCGGCHAAETRNVKNSMMTHGAMLWGAALYNNGAYPLKNPHFGEAYDVNGKPERLRSFPPPTPEETKLKGVLPYLDPLQRWEYSQPGNMLRAFERGGGPRSEIGNPDREDLPGKPDTKLSDRGLGTELRTDPVFLGLQKTRLLDPLLSMPGTNEQPGDYRGAGCSGCHVLYANDRDPQHSAAIAQYGNAGLSISNDKTVNKEESGHPLQHTFQKDIPSSSCMVCHVHPGTNMVVSYYGMTWWDNEADGKTMYPDKQQNPSEQELHDVKVRNPEGSAARGLWADPEFLKTVGTPEFNKNLKDTQFADFHSHGWIFRKVYKRDRKGNLLDKDDNIVPSEDPEALGKAVHLADIHLEKGMHCIDCHFTQDVHGNGKLYGETRNAVEIGCQDCHGTIYKKALLTTSGPASANDASSNLLRMRTPFKQARFYWRDGKLWQRSNLDAKVEWEVVQTVDTITPGNVHYSEKSRLAKTMQKDGVTWGAADPIAEMAHSDKRMTCQSCHSSWTTSCFGCHLSMSANQKMPMLHNEGETTRNWTAYNFQVLRDDVYMLGIDGTVTGNKVSPVRSACAVVVSSQNANRNWIYQTQQTVSAPGFSGEAFSTYVPHTVRGKETKGCTDCHVSAKGDNNAWMSQLLVQGTNFLNFMGKYVYVARGDHGFSAVPVAASTEPPVIAGSDFQKLAYPSDYKKFVDGGRIIKGGSSHEGDEVLEVQLRGEYLYAAMGKGGFRVFDVANVDVKDDSEHLQTAPVSPLSQRFYVKTKFATSIASPSTLALDPLRTQVAENEEQGIAPLYAFLYVADKYEGLIVVGNGAKGVGTLLDGNARNNVLHREITFNPNGVLDGARRITIGGTKAYILANKGLIVVELADPLHPKVIAEVPEVHDGRGVAIQFRYAFVVDAEGLKVFDVTVPEKIKRVGETVPFTDARNVYVARTYAYVSAGKDGIGIVDVEKPEHATFVRNFNADGQLNDVNDLKIGMVSSSQFAFVADGKNGMRIVQLFSPGTQRNFYGFSPMPVPELIATQPMRGRALAISKGIDRDRAVDEEGNQLAVFGRRGARPFNGEEMRRMYLRAGELYTVTDEPPGPAVGATMMTKR; encoded by the coding sequence ATGCTGGTGTTTAGATCATGGTCGCGAGAGTCGAAGCAGGCGTTGCGCAGGACGCTGCTGGTGATCGCGGCCGTGTGTCTTGTTGCGGGGGCAGTGTCGAAGAGCCCGGTACGGTGGGTGCTTGCGCAGCAAGCTGAACCCGCGATGCAACAGCCGGCGGTGAAGACGGTACCTGCACCGGTGCCTAGTCCAGGGCCGCTGCCGCCTGAGCCCTTGCGGATCAAGCTGCGTCCTACGATTCAGACGGAGACGGCGGAGCAGGCGAAGCTCGCGAGCGTCGGCTGCGTGAGCTGCCACACGGGCATCGAGCACCCGAACATGCACGCCGAGGACACGGTCGTGCTGGGGTGCACGGACTGCCACGGAGGAAACGCAGAAGTGACATCGACGCATCGGCCGGACACGGACGAGTATGCGGAGGAAGAGCAGAAGGCTCATGTGCAGCCCCGCTTCCCGGAGGATCTCGCGCAGGGTGGTCATCCGGTGCGGCCGTATGTACGGTGGTTGAAAGAGAGCTACGAGTTCGTGAAGTTCTCCGACCCTGGCGACCTTCGCGTCGCGCCCGAGACCTGCGGTGGGTGTCACGCGGCCGAGACGCGCAACGTGAAGAACAGCATGATGACGCACGGCGCGATGCTGTGGGGTGCGGCGCTCTATAACAACGGAGCGTATCCGTTGAAGAATCCACACTTCGGCGAGGCCTACGACGTGAACGGCAAGCCGGAGCGGCTGAGAAGCTTTCCTCCGCCGACGCCGGAGGAGACGAAGCTGAAGGGCGTGCTGCCGTATCTCGATCCGCTGCAGCGGTGGGAGTACTCGCAGCCGGGAAACATGCTGCGCGCGTTTGAGCGCGGCGGCGGCCCAAGATCGGAGATTGGCAATCCTGACCGTGAAGATCTTCCAGGCAAGCCGGACACGAAGCTGAGTGACCGCGGGTTGGGTACGGAGCTGCGGACTGATCCCGTGTTTCTGGGGCTGCAGAAGACGAGGCTGCTCGATCCTCTGCTCTCGATGCCGGGCACGAATGAGCAGCCGGGAGACTATCGCGGCGCAGGCTGCTCGGGTTGCCACGTGTTGTATGCCAACGACCGCGATCCGCAGCACTCGGCCGCGATTGCGCAGTATGGCAACGCTGGGTTGAGCATCAGCAACGACAAGACGGTGAACAAGGAAGAGAGCGGACATCCTCTGCAGCACACCTTCCAGAAAGACATACCGTCGTCGAGCTGTATGGTCTGCCATGTGCATCCGGGAACGAACATGGTGGTCTCGTACTACGGCATGACGTGGTGGGACAACGAGGCAGATGGCAAGACGATGTATCCGGACAAGCAGCAGAATCCGAGCGAGCAGGAGCTGCACGATGTGAAGGTGCGGAACCCTGAAGGCAGCGCGGCGCGCGGGCTCTGGGCCGATCCTGAGTTCCTGAAGACAGTGGGCACTCCGGAGTTCAACAAGAATCTGAAGGACACACAGTTCGCGGACTTCCACTCGCATGGCTGGATCTTCCGCAAGGTGTACAAGCGCGACCGCAAGGGTAATCTCCTCGATAAGGATGACAACATCGTTCCGTCAGAGGATCCCGAGGCGCTGGGCAAGGCAGTTCATCTTGCGGACATCCATCTTGAGAAGGGGATGCACTGCATCGACTGCCACTTTACGCAGGACGTGCACGGCAACGGCAAGCTCTACGGCGAGACGCGCAATGCGGTCGAGATCGGCTGCCAGGACTGCCATGGCACGATCTACAAGAAGGCGCTACTGACGACCAGTGGGCCGGCATCGGCGAACGATGCTTCATCGAACCTTCTGCGGATGCGTACGCCGTTCAAGCAGGCTCGGTTCTACTGGCGTGACGGTAAGCTGTGGCAGCGGTCGAATCTGGATGCAAAGGTAGAGTGGGAGGTCGTGCAGACGGTCGACACCATCACTCCGGGCAACGTGCATTACAGCGAGAAGTCGCGGCTGGCGAAGACGATGCAGAAGGACGGCGTCACCTGGGGTGCGGCCGATCCCATCGCCGAGATGGCCCACAGCGACAAGCGGATGACGTGCCAGAGCTGTCACTCGTCGTGGACGACGAGTTGTTTCGGGTGCCATCTTTCGATGTCCGCCAACCAGAAGATGCCGATGCTGCACAATGAGGGCGAGACGACGCGTAACTGGACTGCTTATAACTTCCAGGTGCTGCGTGACGATGTGTACATGCTCGGCATCGATGGGACGGTGACAGGGAATAAGGTGTCGCCGGTGAGATCGGCCTGCGCTGTGGTGGTGAGTTCTCAGAACGCGAACCGCAACTGGATCTATCAGACGCAGCAGACGGTCTCCGCTCCGGGGTTCAGCGGAGAGGCTTTCAGCACCTATGTGCCGCATACGGTGCGTGGCAAGGAGACCAAGGGCTGCACGGACTGCCATGTCTCGGCCAAGGGCGATAACAACGCGTGGATGTCGCAACTGCTGGTGCAGGGAACGAACTTCCTGAACTTCATGGGTAAGTACGTTTATGTAGCGCGTGGCGACCATGGCTTTTCGGCGGTGCCAGTCGCGGCCAGCACGGAGCCTCCGGTGATCGCGGGTAGCGACTTCCAGAAGCTGGCGTATCCGTCGGACTATAAGAAGTTTGTCGATGGCGGACGGATCATCAAGGGCGGATCGAGCCATGAGGGCGACGAGGTGCTCGAGGTGCAGCTGCGTGGTGAGTATCTCTACGCGGCGATGGGTAAGGGTGGCTTCCGGGTCTTCGATGTGGCGAACGTCGATGTGAAAGATGATTCGGAGCATCTGCAGACTGCGCCTGTCTCGCCACTGAGCCAGCGGTTCTATGTGAAGACGAAGTTCGCTACGTCGATTGCGTCGCCGTCGACGCTGGCGCTCGACCCACTGCGGACGCAGGTCGCGGAGAACGAAGAGCAGGGGATCGCACCGCTTTATGCGTTCCTCTATGTCGCGGACAAGTATGAAGGTCTGATCGTGGTGGGGAACGGAGCGAAGGGTGTCGGGACGCTGCTCGATGGGAACGCGCGGAACAACGTGTTACACCGGGAGATCACGTTCAACCCGAACGGCGTGTTGGATGGAGCACGGCGAATCACGATTGGCGGAACGAAGGCTTACATTCTTGCGAACAAGGGCTTGATTGTTGTGGAGTTGGCTGATCCGCTCCATCCAAAGGTGATCGCCGAGGTGCCGGAGGTGCATGATGGGCGCGGCGTGGCGATCCAGTTCCGCTATGCGTTTGTGGTCGATGCCGAAGGGCTGAAGGTCTTCGACGTGACCGTGCCGGAGAAGATCAAACGGGTGGGTGAGACAGTACCGTTTACAGACGCGCGTAATGTCTACGTGGCGCGGACCTACGCTTACGTGTCCGCAGGCAAAGATGGCATCGGCATCGTCGATGTGGAGAAGCCGGAGCACGCTACCTTCGTGCGGAACTTCAACGCTGATGGTCAGCTGAACGATGTCAACGACCTGAAGATCGGCATGGTCAGCTCGAGCCAGTTCGCGTTCGTGGCCGATGGCAAGAACGGGATGCGGATTGTGCAGCTTTTCTCACCGGGGACGCAACGGAACTTCTACGGCTTCAGCCCGATGCCTGTGCCGGAGTTGATCGCGACGCAGCCGATGCGCGGGCGAGCGCTGGCCATCTCGAAGGGCATTGACCGCGATCGTGCGGTGGATGAGGAAGGGAATCAGCTCGCAGTCTTCGGGCGGCGTGGGGCGAGACCGTTCAATGGCGAAGAGATGCGGCGGATGTATCTGCGGGCTGGCGAGCTGTATACGGTGACGGACGAGCCGCCGGGGCCGGCTGTCGGTGCGACAATGATGACGAAGCGGTAG
- a CDS encoding carboxypeptidase-like regulatory domain-containing protein has product MRSTGTMPGWLAPWPTLMCALLLPAMAWPVFAHAQTAEPAAPQVESQRSQAVQQRVPQQPVSRVGALQGMVMDQAGRPLAGVEVRLSGIQVPVSTSGDGIFRALRIPPGSYELVFTPRGGAAMRRQGVEIHAGEVLSIEVHLTVADRSTAFALPQTPGEVLGDASYRELNRRPDSDGAVVAAPLENILPDAAYFQPRPDRWNTSMPNYHRYNLGDETPFVLGHWYDPFNRNRLKADKPLFGKTFFSLTADSITALEGKRLPTPAGQSTANPNEPDFFGNGGQFFLAQTFRFSLDLFHGDTSAFRPVDWRIRVTPAVNLNYRVARENQVFSPLVTNGTTHFDTAESLQEAFGEVKVFDVGPNYDFLNLRVGIQSFVSDFRGFIFADEQPGVRIFGNVLSNRIQYNVAMFDLLEKNTNSGLNTFHRRGREVAVANFYMQDFIAKGYTTQFSYHFQRDNNSTHYNDNGQIVRPAPIGTIAPHRIDADYFGWTGDGHIGKLNLTHAFYEVLGNDSFNQIAAQKTGINAQLAAVELSVDRDYMRFRTSFLYASGDGKVRDSTARGFSSIVDGVAFAGGEFSFFNREGLPLTRAGVALNAGDSFLPDLRSSKDEGQSNFVNPGIFLYNAGVDVDVLPTLKFVANTNFMQFDRTEPLEFLLQQNGIRRTIGVDSGMGFIYRPFLNDNVIIHAGATDLVPLRGLRDIYTSQTLISVFGLVKFQF; this is encoded by the coding sequence ATGCGATCGACAGGAACGATGCCTGGATGGCTGGCCCCATGGCCAACCCTGATGTGCGCTCTACTGCTGCCGGCTATGGCGTGGCCGGTGTTTGCGCATGCTCAGACGGCTGAACCCGCTGCTCCACAGGTTGAGTCGCAGCGGTCGCAGGCCGTGCAGCAGAGAGTTCCGCAGCAGCCGGTCTCGCGAGTCGGAGCCCTGCAGGGAATGGTGATGGACCAGGCAGGCAGACCGCTGGCGGGGGTCGAGGTCAGGCTTTCGGGAATCCAGGTGCCGGTCTCTACATCCGGTGATGGTATCTTCCGTGCGCTCCGTATACCTCCCGGAAGTTACGAGCTGGTTTTCACGCCGCGCGGGGGTGCGGCTATGCGCAGGCAGGGTGTTGAGATCCACGCGGGCGAGGTGCTCTCGATCGAAGTCCACCTGACGGTAGCGGACAGGAGCACGGCCTTTGCCCTGCCGCAGACTCCAGGGGAAGTGTTGGGCGATGCGAGTTACAGGGAACTGAACCGCAGACCAGACTCCGATGGCGCGGTGGTTGCGGCGCCGCTCGAGAACATCCTTCCCGATGCGGCTTACTTCCAGCCGAGGCCGGATCGCTGGAACACGTCGATGCCAAACTATCATCGCTACAATCTTGGCGATGAGACGCCTTTTGTTCTGGGCCATTGGTACGATCCGTTCAACCGCAACCGATTGAAGGCGGACAAGCCTCTGTTTGGCAAGACGTTCTTCAGCTTGACTGCGGATAGCATCACGGCGCTCGAGGGCAAGCGGCTGCCGACGCCGGCGGGGCAGTCCACTGCAAACCCGAACGAGCCTGACTTTTTCGGCAACGGAGGGCAGTTTTTTCTCGCACAGACGTTCCGTTTCAGCCTCGATCTCTTCCACGGCGACACCTCGGCGTTCCGGCCCGTCGACTGGCGGATCCGGGTGACTCCGGCGGTGAACCTCAACTACCGGGTGGCGCGGGAGAACCAGGTCTTCAGTCCTCTGGTGACGAACGGTACGACTCACTTCGACACGGCGGAGTCGCTGCAGGAGGCCTTCGGCGAGGTGAAGGTCTTCGACGTTGGGCCGAACTACGACTTCCTGAACTTGCGCGTGGGAATTCAGTCTTTCGTGTCCGACTTCCGAGGGTTTATCTTCGCCGACGAGCAGCCGGGTGTGAGGATCTTCGGCAACGTACTGTCCAATCGCATTCAATACAACGTGGCGATGTTCGACCTGCTGGAGAAGAACACGAATAGCGGGCTGAATACCTTCCATCGGCGCGGTCGTGAGGTTGCAGTCGCGAATTTTTATATGCAGGACTTTATTGCGAAGGGATACACGACGCAGTTCAGCTATCACTTCCAACGCGACAACAACTCGACGCACTATAACGACAACGGCCAGATTGTGCGGCCTGCGCCGATTGGAACGATCGCACCCCATCGTATCGACGCAGACTACTTCGGCTGGACGGGCGATGGACACATTGGCAAGCTGAACCTGACCCATGCGTTCTACGAGGTACTGGGCAACGATTCGTTCAATCAGATTGCAGCGCAGAAGACGGGAATCAACGCCCAGCTAGCGGCGGTGGAGCTTTCGGTCGATCGAGACTACATGCGATTCCGCACTTCGTTCCTGTATGCCTCGGGCGATGGCAAGGTAAGGGACAGCACCGCGCGAGGGTTCAGCTCGATCGTCGACGGCGTAGCTTTCGCTGGAGGGGAGTTCAGCTTCTTCAATCGTGAAGGTTTGCCGCTGACGCGCGCAGGTGTTGCGCTGAATGCGGGCGACAGCTTTCTTCCCGACTTGCGATCGAGCAAGGATGAAGGGCAGTCGAATTTTGTCAACCCTGGAATCTTTCTTTACAACGCGGGTGTCGACGTCGACGTGCTGCCCACATTGAAGTTTGTCGCCAACACAAACTTCATGCAGTTTGACCGCACGGAGCCTCTGGAATTTCTGCTGCAACAGAATGGCATTCGCCGTACTATTGGCGTGGACTCGGGGATGGGATTTATCTACCGTCCGTTTCTCAACGACAACGTGATCATTCACGCAGGAGCAACGGACCTTGTGCCCTTGAGAGGGCTGCGGGATATCTATACGAGCCAGACGCTGATCTCGGTGTTCGGGTTGGTGAAGTTTCAGTTCTAA